In the genome of Aphidius gifuensis isolate YNYX2018 linkage group LG6, ASM1490517v1, whole genome shotgun sequence, the window atattattattattttttttttattcaaattacaaatacatatatttcaataattttgattatgatAAATTCTCCAGCataagttaataattattataatctgTATATTTTTCTGTAGATTGTTGTATATTGATAACAATTGAATTCAAATTCCCTAATCTGTACCCGACTTGAATTTCCATTTTACACCTCGCGTGAAATTTCGCCTTTCACGATAAACTCCCGTTtattagtttaatttatttatcgcaTATGGTCTCCATATATTatgagaattaaaattttatgttttctaGGAAGAACACCTTCAACCTGAGAAACTCGCCATTGACCGACCATCTAACAAATTTTTGCAGTTTTTACAGAAGCACTATGGAGTTCATGGCATTATAACACAAAACAACAAATTCGTGGTTTTTAAAGGGTTCTTCGATaatggtaaatataatttgttgtgtaatatgtataaaaagaCAAACGAAGAAAATAGCTTTTAACTTACACTCAGGTAAGAGTTCTCGGGCTTGACGTTGTCAGGCTTTTAAGGTTACAggatattaaaataacgattcattccaaaatttaataatcgcTATCAATAAAGCTcgtcaaagagaaaaaaatgtctaCATCATTTTCGAcatctcgaatagttttcaagttataataacttatatatttcgatatattaaaattttttttttattaatattaataacggcaatcgataaaactcgccaagttaaaaaaaagcccaaataaaaatttttatatcttgaaAAGTTATCgcattatcgatatttttttaaaaatgtatacggtttttttttccaaaaaaaaaagtaatttttcatatatttaaaaaaaaaactgattattAAGTCTCATGTATTGTTAAGCACGAATAGCTAAACTTTTCACTaggctatattttttactcagctcAATATTTCACTtggctagattttttacttagctacatcatTTTAGCTCCTTAATTCTTATCTCATTTTTATCCTTTCCTTTGCTCCactatgttattttattacgaaaaaaattaccatcaaCATCAGAAAAATATCGTCAACTCGAATACTATTCGAGAGATCAAAAACTTTTCTATTAACTTGATGAGTTCTATCGCGTGCTATCATTgagttaagaaaaaaaaaaaatccgatatattgaaatatataggttattataactcgaaacctattcgagatatcaaattttttttagaacatTTCTTTCTCTTTGACGTTCTTTATTGATtgctattattaaattttggaaTTAATAACCATACGATATATCACCGATAAACAGCcgttttttctatattttgactctatttttaaccactttgcgcatgcgtaggattttttttcgtatttttctcgtaatcgtgagaaaatttCCTATGAGTAACCGAGAAAAAAACATCAAGTCAAGAGAAGGTAATGATTGTTTGAggccagacaagttgtgttTCCCGACAGTACTAAGTGCTAAGCTCTTCAGAGCTCTTCccgcacaaaaaaaatatatataatttatatataataattatatataacaattatatatattttaaatatataattgggCGAAAtcgtgtatataaattatatataattttatataaactgttatacagactgtcccattttaattagataatggatttttcttgaaaaatatagctcaaattgaaaaatgattcaagtagaagttgtagggtttggagggggacaaataaaaaaaaaaaaaaaaaattcaaaaaattcaaaatggcggagtttcaggtatgaacatagtttttttaaatggatactgtactttttttttggaccAAAATGTTTCTTACTCCAAaactaacaatttttatttgaaaaatttttcgataaaatccaCTTTTCGGccgattttatctgttgatggattttcctaaaaaaaaaatggctttgatttgaaaatgatatttggaaaagttgtagcgtttaggaagacaaacacgaaaaaaaaaaaaaatttggtaaaaaattcaaaatggcggagtgagaagcatggataaaaaaaatggacttagccaaaaaattttatttagaaaaagtgtTCATCTTGATGCGaacaattttttagtaaaaaaaaattacacctaacttcaaaaaaaaagatgttcatactttaaactccgccattttgaactttttgaaaattttttttttcttttcgtgtttgtcttcctgaacgctacaacttttctgAATATCATTCTTAAATTTAAGCCATATTTTTTGaggaaaatccatcaacagacaaaattgggccgaaaaaaaaagtgattttatcgaaaaacttttcgaataaaaagtgttagttttgatgtaagaaacattttggtgcaaaaaaaaaatacagtttccattaaaaaaaactatgttcatacctaaaactccgccattttgaattttttgagtttttttggtttttttttatgggtccccctccaaaccctacaacttttacttgaatcatttttcaatttgagctataattttcaagaaaaatccattatccaattaaaatgggacagtctgtatataatagtttatataaaattatatatatttttatatagattttatcacccccccccccccccccaatCCCCTAAACATGgactgtttttatttaaaaattttcttaaattttaattgaaaaaaatcgaaaacaAATCTTCCATCAGGATTTGAACCCAGGCCCTTATGGTCGGGTGGCAAGTTTTTTACCTCGAAGCCACAAATCTTATGAtagataattgtaaaaatataaataagattatgacttttctcaatttttctattttgctGTTTTAATTACAATTCTATTTCTgacttttattcaaatatgtaaaattttaattttaacatctcttcgttcatattttcatgaaaaaaaagataaaatcggTATTAAAACcgcaaagtaaaaaaattgagaaaagtcGTAtgcttatttatatttttaaaaatatctatcaTAAGATTTGTGGCTTCGAGGTGAAGTACTTgttttcgattttttaaaataataattcaagaaaattttttaataaaaacatttcataggaggggggggggggggggtgtgataaaatttatataaagaatatatataattttatataaactattataCAGACTATCCCATTTTGATtggataatggatttttcttgaaaaatatagctcaaattgaaaaatgatttcagtaaaagttgtagggtttggagggggacctagaaaaaaaaaaaaaaaattcaaaaaattaaaaatggcggagttttaggtatgaacatagtttttttaaatgggtactgtattttttttttttccaccaaaatgtttattgatctcttcggattttctccggattatctccggatttctacggatttctccggattttctacgcaattgagacttccggagatattattcCGAAGTTTTTTCgggttttctccggattttctcgggattttttcagaaaaaatttcttttttatttttcgtaagtaaactcttatttctactttttcttattaacttttccatttttttgtgtttgttttcattgtcaaaattccggaaaaaatccggagatattatagaaatagtctggagattactccgtaaatatctccggaagtctcaattacctataaaatccggagaaatccggagagatcCGGAAAAATCCGGGGAAATCCGGGGAAATCCGgggaaatccggagaaaatccggagaaaatccggagagattatttctactaGGGTTGTTTTAGCTGTAAGATATATAAATAGTGTTCAatcttaattaaatttatcgcAGAACTTTACTCTCGAATTCTGCTTACATGACACGCAAGTGCTATCGTATTTGATTTGTCTCAAATCTACGTTGTCATTGCACGGATCTTACCTAAATAAAGTCCTTGTAACCACCTTTCTAtaagttttgaaaaatatgtatCAGAGAATTACAGGACTTtacgtaaaaataatacaaagaaaGTATCATCATACGGTTATTATAACTTTTACTACTAGATAGCCAATTTGAGAAATTGTAAGTACTATTGGCACTGTGACAACagtattcaatttatttcaatgtgGTTTTCAAAATTCTGGGAGAAAAGTCCTTGAAACCTCCATTCCATaagtttcgaaaaaaatcTATCGGAAGATTTGAGGACATCAAATTAAAACGATAACAACAATTGTTATTCAATATGAGTATTAATCAATAGATATAAGTACTATTGCCACCGTCAAAACAGTCATTGGGTTAAATTAAAGGGATACCCGTGTAGGAATCGCCAAGACTCACAACACGGCCATGCATTAGCCCATCAATGGCTCCCAATGATTGGTAGCCAGGCATGGGCCATTCATGGTTCATCATTGGCAAACGACTGGCCCATTCGTGTACTGCCAATTTAGGGCTCTAATTCATGGCCGAGCCTTGGCTGACTCTTAGATGGCCAATGATTGCCAACCATGCATCGGCCGAGCCTTGGCTGATTCTTAAATGGCCGATAATTGGCAACAATGCATGGGCCAAGCCTGGCTGACACAttaatggccattgcttggttGCCAATCATCGTTAATAACTTGGTTAAATATTGCTAGCTTTTTCAAAAACTGTTAAGTCTAAAAAAAGGGGGTATACTCAGTtcaaattagttttaattggtcAAAAAATTAGTTCAGGAGAGAGTAGAATCCATGTGCAGATGAAGGGAACTTTAAATATAACGTACCatatgtacaaaaaataatttccaaCGACCCATCAGCTCAGgacgttttcatgaatttattttaagttaaatagttataaatttactttttgttaTCGATTTTATGATCATTCTTTGTATCAAGAAGACGTATTACTGCAGTTGTTTAACAGACGTTAAATTTCCTAtactttttgataaaataatatataaaaaaaaatatgctgtaatgttcctaaaaaaaaaggaaacttTAATTTATAGTTTCTATCTTGGTCTAGTTTAATTaccaattatcaattaaaaataaaaaaagaaagcttTAGTTTGGGAAAATAttgatttcgatttttttttatttgaaaaaatctgTCGCAACATCTCATCAGCACATGCAAATATCTGTAAACATTGACCAAGAAAACTAGAAAAATAGAATTTCCGTTTTTCTGATTGACCGTGTAAAGACCATTTTTTCCATGCATAacatctttaaaatttttttcgtagtAACCCGGCCTACAAATGAAGTACAATCCATGCGGGTAggtgaatttgttttttctggtTCATCACAGAAGCATAGTAACAGTACTGATGAACATCTCTTACCCAGgtaatgatatttattcatttacctATGACTGATTAACAACAGTTTTGTGACACCACTGTCTCATTGATCCGTTATAGGAAACATGCAATATCTTATCCAGCTACATCGAGAAGTTCGTATGGTCGATATGCAGCTGCTAAACCCACATGTTCAGTAGCAAATGTACTGCTAGTTGATTGGATTTGAGTATATCAATTCACATAGTTtcagcaattaattttttctttttgtagaTAATCCATGATGTACCAACACTTGGCCTAATTAATGAACCTACtggatcaaaaaattaatggcacaatatttataatggaCTTGCAGGACAGACGTTCATGGTTATTTCTTCATAGTGTCCAATAGCAACGAGATTGTAACGTTTCTCAATTTTGttctttatttgaaataattattgtacaaattcaatttcaacttttatattttttctatgatattggaattatatttaaaaatatgaatattgacACTAAACATCGATTAACCATTCAATACGATATTCAATGTAACTTATCATCTTATGTGTCTAGTTCAGATGAAACCGTACGGCTGTCAAATTTTTTCCGATCTATATGGTGTTAtcaagcaaatattttttctgtccgctgttttcatttaaatttcgtACGAATCTTAACAACTGAATCAGGtaccaaataaatataagaaataCGCATGCAGCGTAGAtccattgttgttttttatttttaaaattacttgcCTTATTGTTTATGGGATATTTCTACGACTTCATGAACTGAAGTAAGAAAACACCTCGCAATTATAAACGATAACGGGTGATAAAAGAACAGATATTAGGAGGGAGGTGGTAAGGTGCCCTTTTTTGGCAGCCTTCTAACGTACACAAAGTATACTGTACAATCGGGAACTGTACACGCTGTAATTGTACACATGTAAGCTTTACACATTAAAATTGTACACAGGGGACAGTGTACACATCAGAATCATACACACTGCAAGCCTCACTTTTTGTATATACGAGAATCACTTGGCGCGCGTTGCGCGCCTGTTTCTTTAATAACgatgaaaaaatagtttttcgaaaataattaCCACAATCACACTCTTTCCATATGTATTACTTGCCTCATACATATTGGTTACCCTATACGTATTATTTGCTTTATACGTATTACTTGCCTCTTACGTATTACTTCCGCCATACTTATTACTTGCCTCATACGTATAACTTGcttcatacgtattgcttactTCATACGTATTCgttaccccatacgtattacttgcctcatacgtattgcttaccGCATACGTAATACTTGctttatacgtattgcttaccCCATACGTATGGCTTGCCTCATACGTATTACTTACGACATACTTATCACTTGCCTCATACGTATAACttgcctcatacgtattgcttaccCCATACGTTTTGTTTACTTCATACGTGATCGTTACCCTATACGTATTACttgcctcatacgtattgcttaccGCATACGTATTCgttaccccatacgtattactTACGCCATACTTATCACTTGCCTCATACGTATAACttgcctcatacgtattgcttaccccatacgtattgcttactTCATACGTATTCgttaccccatacgtattactTGCCTCATACGTACTATATGGGACATTCTTAGTCAAATCACGgggtcatctgcctgaccccTTACGATTTTGATAATATGAGCTATTTTTGGTTGATTTTAGGCTGAAATTAagcctctaatttttttagattttttcattaatttttctaagcTCCATCATTTTGAATATCACGATTTTTGCAATTTCTCAAAAaggaccattttttttatctgaattttttttcacagaatCAGGTACACAATACACGCATTTTAAGCACAGCAAAAATCTGGGTCCAgaaatatagatattttttatttatttttgaaatttttttttttcagcaaaaaaattttttgtttccagaaaaaaaaatttttttttccaaaatgaatataagtttatattatataagtttttgattttaaaaaaataaaataaaactagatTTTCCCTTGGTAAATTTTCTGTTTCGGCATTTTTAGAAACTTAAGAATAACGCAGGTGTCCTAAGGCCAGCTCAGCGAGGACAGAAACCTCGCGTAGAGCAAAAGGGCAAAAGCTGGCTTGATCTCGATGTTCAGTATGCATAGAGACTGCGAAAGCACGGCCTATCGATCCTTTTGGCTTAAAGAGTTTTTAGCAAGAAGTGTCAGAAAAGTTACCACAGGGGTAACTGGCTTGTGGCGGCCAAGCGTTCATAGCGACGTCGCTTTTTGATCCTTCGATGTCGGCTCTTCCTATCATTGCGAAGCAAAATTCGCCAAGCGTCGGATTGTTCACCCGCCAACAGGGAACGTGAGCTGGGTTTAGACCGTCGTGAGACAGGTTAGTTTTACCCTACTGATGACTCGTCGTTGCGATAGTAATCCTGCTCAGTACGAGAGGAACCGCAGGTTCGGACATTTGGTTCATGCACTCGGTCGAGCGGCCGATGGTGCGAAGCTACCATCCGTGGGATTATGCCTGAACGCCTCTAAGGCCGTATCCTTTCTAGTCAAAGGTGGCAACGATATTTCTAGGAGTCTTGTGAGTCGATTGGCTCAAAACAATGTGATACTACTAGGTAATAAATTTACGAATTTATTATCGCACGAGCCCCGTTTGCCGTATGATGCTAATTGGTTAAATTCAATATCGGGATTTCGCCGTATATTGGCCAGGCATCTAACGGTCGATTATGGGTTTATTCAAGTTCGATGTCAAGACTCGGAATCGTCTGTAGACGACTTAGGTACCTGGCGGGGTGTTGTACTCGGTAGAGCAGTTACCACGCTGCGATCTGTTGAGACTCAGCCCTCGGCTTGGGGATTCGTCTTGTCAGCTAGACGAGACcccaaaatataataatataactgaTTTATGtctgtatataatataattataattttttttattttttttttttttgcaattcaaTATCTGATTTATgtgtgtaaatataatatattataataggaaaagataaaaaataaatatataaataaactatatatataaagtttattttttataaagatttatcaatataaatcaatatatatatttatatataaataatatattaatttatgttgttaaactttatataaaataaactttatatatattatatttatatatatattttttttttttttttctatttttttttcaagtacaagaaaatatatatatatatatattatataaaaaatgaaaaactaaagttttttatattttgtacgttatttaaaagcaatacgtatgaatCTAGTTactataaagaaaatttttttaaatgagaaaattttttgtactAAGTATAAATGCAATAcgtatgaatttaattaatattaagaaaattttttttgtaccaaaTATAAAAGCtgtaaccgattttctgacctgcgcggcgagaactatcggccaaggttaacaacgaggatttctcaccatcctcctctaaatcaccggggggagccatgttggttatctcggaagccaacaGCCGTAGGAGTAACGAGAACAAAATAAGAGAacctaactcagtcttagaaatggtagaggggcgcggtccaaCTGATCGGACtatgaaatacgtaaccaaacctgagggaacta includes:
- the LOC122859577 gene encoding alpha-tubulin N-acetyltransferase-like isoform X2, translating into MDFKFDVNKLFVKELNKITHTLIPTDFTSNPQELRGLGSILGFLKTGWKNLFLFDEAGLYHKLRTKCVLDFYVHESKQRMGLGKILYQHMLEEEHLQPEKLAIDRPSNKFLQFLQKHYGVHGIITQNNKFVVFKGFFDNVTRPTNEVQSMRVGEFVFSGSSQKHSNSTDEHLLPRKHAISYPATSRSSYGRYAAAKPTCSVANIIHDVPTLGLINEPTGSKN
- the LOC122859577 gene encoding alpha-tubulin N-acetyltransferase-like isoform X3; amino-acid sequence: MLQGSYEVGDNQRAPACVKPVLRRLDSYQNARGLGSILGFLKTGWKNLFLFDEAGLYHKLRTKCVLDFYVHESKQRMGLGKILYQHMLEEEHLQPEKLAIDRPSNKFLQFLQKHYGVHGIITQNNKFVVFKGFFDNVTRPTNEVQSMRVGEFVFSGSSQKHSNSTDEHLLPRKHAISYPATSRSSYGRYAAAKPTCSVANIIHDVPTLGLINEPTGSKN